A single Triticum dicoccoides isolate Atlit2015 ecotype Zavitan chromosome 2A, WEW_v2.0, whole genome shotgun sequence DNA region contains:
- the LOC119352504 gene encoding PI-PLC X domain-containing protein At5g67130-like, whose product MAAVAVGMARRSSLLLVLIVAFVAGTASGSALVGDKCAAGSQSPCGDGMRCASCSPLVGAGAAVCSRITPIDPKTHGTGLPFNKYSWLTTHNSFAMAGTTTPSGSPVLSMPNQEDTVADQLKNGVRGLMLDTYDYNNDLWLCHSFSGKCYEVTAFQRASKVFKEVEGFLNANPDEVVTLFVEEYTAAGALGKALSAAGLTKYVFPPASMPKDGADWPLLKDMIAQNHRLLVFTSKQGREGSDGAAFEWDYVVETQYGGDGLVVGACPKRAESKPMDSKGQSLVLLNFFTTNPSQSWACVNNSAPLITKLRACYDASAKRWPNYIAVDFYMRSSGGGAPLATDVANGRLQCGCDSIAYCKANASFGTCALPSSTLSPPPWSPPSPSPASPSSSPKSLALASSPSSKRSMAPSSSPSAAPARSRPWSSSAALSLFSFMDSTVDPSLSTSVALSPSLTPSSWPSLGTAKPSILSPLSSPSASSPSSSSSKKSPKKKSPKSTINVMSVDELNPESTTTDEGATPKPSSNSTPNQGMAPKASPNGTPDTGAPQRTLPKSIAEPPTPTTHPEADNTSSAAIRPKTPRRSSLIGTALLVLISLS is encoded by the exons atggccgccgtcgccgtcggcatGGCTCGCCGCAGCAGCCTCCTCCTTGTCCTGATTGTCGCCTTCGTCGCCGGGACGGCCTCGGGGTCCGCGCTGGTGGGCGACAAGTGCGCGGCGGGCTCGCAGTCGCCGTGCGGCGACGGGATGCGCTGCGCCTCCTGCTCCCCGCTCGTCGGGGCCGGTGCCGCCGTGTGCTCCCGGATCACGCCCATCGACCCCAAGACCCAC GGCACGGGGCTGCCGTTCAACAAGTACTCGTGGCTCACCACGCACAActccttcgccatggccggcaccaccACCCCCTCCGGCTCGCCCGTCCTCTCCATGCCCAACCAGGAGGACACCGTCGCCGACCAGCTCAAG AACGGCGTGAGGGGGCTGATGCTGGACACGTACGACTACAACAACGACCTCTGGCTCTGCCACTCCTTCAGCGGCAAATGCTACGAGGTCACCGCATTC CAACGGGCGTCCAAGGTGTTCAAGGAGGTGGAGGGCTTCCTCAACGCCAACCCGGACGAGGTGGTCACGCTCTTCGTCGAGGAGTACACCGCCGCGGGCGCCCTCGGCAAggccctctccgccgccggcctCACCAAGTACGTCTTCCCGCCGGCCAGCATGCCCAAGGACGGCGCCGACTGGCCGCTGCTCAAGGACATGATCGCCCAGAACCACCGCCTCCTCGTCTTCACCTCCAAGCAGGGCCGCGAGGGCTCCGACGGCGCCGCCTTCGAGTGGGACTACGTTGTCGAGACGCAAT ACGGGGGCGATGGGCTGGTGGTGGGCGCATGCCCTAAGCGGGCCGAGTCGAAACCCATGGACTCCAAGGGGCAGTCCCTTGTGCTGCTCAACTTCTTCACCACCAACCCCAGCCAGAGCTGGGCCTGCGTCAACAACTCCGCGCCGCTCATCACCAAGCTCAGGGCCTGCTACGACGCCTCCGCCAAGCGATGGCCCAACTACATCGCCGTCGACTTCTACATG aggagcagcggcggcggcgcccccCTGGCGACCGACGTGGCCAACGGGCGCCTCCAGTGCGGCTGCGACAGCATCGCCTACTGCAAG GCAAACGCCTCATTTGGAACATGCGCACTGCCGTCGTCAACCCTCTCCCCGCCCCCCTGGTCACCGCCGTCACCCTCCCCAGCTTCGCCTTCCTCCTCACCGAAATCATTGGCATTGGCTTCGTCACCGTCTTCAAAACGATCCATGGCCCCGTCTTCGTCGCCCTCTGCAGCTCCAGCTCGGTCACGGCCGTGGTCTTCGTCGGCGGCATTGTCCTTGTTTTCTTTCATGGATTCGACCGTGGACCCTTCTCTATCCACATCTGTAGCTTTGTCACCTTCCTTGACCCCGTCTTCATGGCCCTCTCTGGGTACTGCTAAGCCTTCGATCCTCTCCCCACTATCGTCGCCCTCTGCTTCCTCCCCATCATCGTCATCGTCGAAGAAGTCTCCAAAGAAGAAGTCTCCAAAGAGCACGATCAATGTGATGTCAGTGGATGAACTCAATCCAGAGAGTACAACAACAGATGAAGGGGCAACACCTAAACCATCTTCGAACAGTACACCAAATCAAGGGATGGCGCCGAAAGCATCTCCGAACGGTACTCCAGACACCGGGGCACCACAGAGAACGCTTCCAAAGAGCATAGCAGAACCGCCGACACCCACGACACATCCCGAGGCGGACAACACCTCCAGCGCAGCGATCCGGCCCAAGACCCCTCGCCGGAGCTCCCTCATCGGGACCGCGTTGCTCGTGCTGATCTCATTGTCTTGA
- the LOC119357267 gene encoding translation initiation factor IF-2-like, with protein MYEVIAEDLQDVVMSPKSMARDVWVQLHLLFRANQPGRAIILEAEFRNMVQGNLSVAEYSVRLKALADALGVVSVTISDQALMLQLIRGLSRRFQVMATLLPMPNPFSSFIQARSWLLLEELSPNERARIDEQGAGSPTALTIGRATDTSSDRADAPAGDRGKGDTPSPPADRPARGHGRGRGHGRGSPGSSSSGNSNTGNRGTPAPAANARPWLGYFAPWDTRSLPCRTSSAHRGPRPMCRRPRASFASAAPCVPGRSAPGRGRPLLGAVPSAQHGAPQPVHAAVAARRRRPGLDPRRGGFLPRSWT; from the exons ATGTATGAGGTGATCGCTGAAGATCTCCAGGACGTCGTGATGTCCCCCAAGAGCATGGCGCGTGATGTTTGGGTCCAGCTCCACCTGCTGTTCCGCGCCAATCAACCGGGCCGCGCCATCATCCTCGAGGCGGAATTCCGCAACATGGTGCAGGGCAACCTCTCCGTCGCTGAATACAGCGTGAGGCTCAAGGCGCTCGCCGACGCGCTTGGCGTAGTCAGCGTCACCATCTCCGACCAAGCCCTCATGCTCCAGCTCATCCGCGGGCTCAGCCGTCGCTTCCAGGTGATGGCGACTCTCCTTCCGATGCCGAACCCCTTCTCGTCCTTCATCcaggcccgctcctggctccttctAGAGGAGCTCTCCCCCAACGAGCGGGCTCGCATCGACGAGCAAGGTGCGGGATCGCCGACCGCGCTCACCATTGGCCGCGCCACCGACACTAGCAGCGACCGCGCCGACGCCCCCGCCGGTGACAGGGGCAAGGgcgacaccccctctcctcccgcTGACAGGCCGGCGCGCGGCCATGGACGCGGCCGTGGGCATGGACGCGGCTCCCCCGGCTCCTCGTCTTCAGGAAACTCCAACACGGGCAACCGTGGCACTCCCGCTCCTGCCGCAAACGCTCGTCCGTGGCTGGGCTACTTCGCCCCCTGGGACACGCGTTCCCTCCCCTGCCGCACCAGCTCCGCGCACCGTGGTCCGCGCCCAATGTGCCGGCGTCCTCGGGCCTCGTTTGCCTCCGCCGCACCATGCGTACCCGGTCGCAGCGCCCCCGGTCGCGGCCGGCCCCTTCTGGGAGCAGTACCATCAGCTCAACACGGCGCTCCACAACCTGTCCATGCAGCAGTGGCagcacgccggcgccgccccggactAGATCCTCGACGCGGGGGCTTCCTCCCACGTAGCTG GACCTAG